The segment ttcaaaacttgaggacaaattttaaacttttcaaaaaatgaggatcaaatagcaaacaaTACAAATCAACAATTAGATAATTTAAATTTGATCTAATCAATATTGCttgcaagacaattcaccaatttaattcaaataatcaattattatcatataaggaaattattattcaattaaatggtaattatcttttgtttggtcaagaatatactccaatatatcataaaattcggattttaatgacccaaaacaattaaggcaagtatcctcaagcaaaacagcaagaaatcccgaaatctccTCTTTCTggcgctagaactcgccgagttcctctgtgaactcgccgagtccacattggaactcgccaagttcaccAGTCAGAagcataaaaatcgaattttttaagcaacaagcaattaaccaaagcatcaattcaatagaaatcaatcaaagctctgataccactgattggtttgagccataagaactttcctatgtgcacatgcaaaccctaatgcttggatctaggtttctctaattgaacatgcattgtatccaaggcttacatatctagatctagtgtaaacaattgaatcttaTCACATGAAatcggatctagaacaataccttgagttgcttgcttgaaactttttgttcttggagcttagagtcacaattgtcactcctctaatggcttacaaacaccaactagcaagagaatgatcttgagagagagatagGAGGTgataaaatcggctctagggtttcttccttGCAAGTATATTACTGATTTCCCTCACCgaaagggtctatttatactatgagatactccttaaccctaattgaataacttaggccctaagcaatccaaagatcctcctagatatgaggcttggatgattttaaggtatcctaaccctaaaatccgtccaccctaatatccataaggatacttagcccaaaacacaactatcacatatttgacagtttatgcccctttattcaattaacctctttaagtcacccaattaattctcaattaatatatgacttatatcaatcaaataatattaatattcctttaatatattactctcatattatattaacaataatatctcttctctctttacaaatcatcctgtcaagttgctatggtgaaggcaacccaaaaggaccatgcacaacccggtcaagtacttaccaaatatagttacagccttagacactaatacaACACTTACCACATTCACtaagttcaagaaatcttgctTACCTCCATAATGGAATGGGTTGCTCACCCTTCTTCACAAGGGGTTGGCTGAGCGTGTTGGTGGATCTGATGGATCAAACAAATGCTTCATGACGATCCTGTACGGTATCTACAATGGAATCAAACTGGACTACGGGTCATTGATATGGTCCCAACTGGTACAAAGTCTGTCCTCCTCGACCAAGCATTTTGAAATTTCCTGTGGTCATTTTTGGACCATCGTTGCTCAAAGGGCAATAACCTCCCTCAATGTTCTGGTCATGAAGACTCTCTACTCTCCTCTATTTCCTCCTTTCATACCTAAAAGATCATTATGGCTGATCCAACCAAATTTTTGCACAAAGGCTCTATTCTGGAAACTATGTACCGGTCTGTCTCTCAGGAAAGTAAACTCATCTCTGATTACAAACTGCTTCCTCCAAAGAGTCCACGAAAATTAACTCTAGAGATGCAAGTTGCATTAGACGAGGTGGAGAAACCTGCTAAACGAGGGAAGAAAGCTGTTGTTAAAAAAGAAGCAACTGAAGAGCCCTCTTCCAAACCCACTAAGTCAAAGAAAAGGAAAACTGACAAGGGTGATTCCTCTACTCCAAAGAAAGTCAAGAAAATGGCTCGCAGAAAACTCACTCCTTCACCTTCACCTTCCGAACTGAAGGATGAGCAGTCTGCAAGTGACGATGAGGAAGAGCAACATGAAGGTTTACCTCGGGGTAATACACCTCCTCGGTCTCCAACTCCGGTGGAAATTGTTGATGATTATGTTCCAACACCCCTCCATCTCCACCCAAGACAACAGTTCAGGTTACCATTGCTACTCCACCCTCATCTTCATCACCACCTGTTTCTACTATTGCTCCACCACCGCTTGTCAGTTCTACTCCCATCACCACTGCCCCATTACCACCTCTAATTTTCTCCAAACCAACCTTCACCACTACATCTATCATCACTTCAACCATAGATTCTTTTGTAAATGTCAACACATCTGATGTGGGGGCGAAGACTGAAGAACCTCCTAAAGTCACAACAGAGCCCATTTCCCCAACTCCTTCTAGTGGTTCTAATCCAGTTCTTGGAGGAGCTGAATTTGAATTTGATTCTACTTACTATCGTCCCTACCATATCCCCGACGAGGAAGATGAATCTGCTCCAGCAACCAAGCAGCAAATCGACAGTATTCACGAAAAGCTTGATTCACTACTCGATTCGACAACAAAGTATAATGATGTTGTTCTAAAAGCATTCAGGGATATAGCCCTGAACGAATATACATAATCCATCAACAAATGTACTGCTGCTATGGATGATTCTACTTCTCTATGTAAACGAGCCACATCTGATGTTAAAGATCTCATCCATGACTCCAAGGTTTTTCTTGACTCTTTCAAGGGTCATGCTGATTCAAATGCTACCAAGATCACAGAGTCCATTGATTCGCTTTCTCAATCCCTTCAAGTCGAGCAGACCAAGTTTGAGACTGTCCGTTCCGACATCTCTGCTGACAACAAGACCTTTCTGACTACTCTTGACTCTCGGTTCGAAAAGCTCACTGCTGATCTTCTATAGGAAAGGAAACTCAGAGATGAGCTTGCTCAACGGACTCTCCTCAATGCGGTATAGAAAGCCGAACTGGCCAAAGCAGAACGTGAAGTTTCCTTGTTAAAAACCGAAAGAGCTATTTTTTGCAGTTGTGTTGGGGATGTTCTGTCTCATTTACATAATGTGCTTTAGGCTCATGATCCCATTCTCACGCTAACCATTCggaatcatttgacctccaaactccttccctcacttgaaatCTTACGAGAAATGAAGGGTGTTTCGGAGAGAATTGTTCctccgcaacaagggggagaagagaagccACAACCTATTCCAATTAAACCGAAGGTCAAAACCGAACCGAAGGATAATTTAGCTTCGGGTTCTCGtgtcaaagaaaagaaaaagcaTGTTATTGGAGAAAATGATGAAGATGCCGAAGATCAAGAAACTATTTCTGAGATCTTGAACCAAAAGAAAAGGGACGAGGAGATAGATGAAAATCTTCGAATTGGTAAGGAAGCTGAGGcaagagaaaagaagaagaaagaagaggatGATGCATTAAGTTGCAAGAAGATGTTGTTCCCTTCTGTAACCTCCTTTGACTGTGAGAATACAAgggattcgcagttcgacatgcctatTACTCGAAAGGCATTCGTTTTTCATTGTTTTGAGCCGACAGTTGAAGTTCCTTCACCCCATCCTCAGGTCGACCGTGAACTTATTGATTTTTATCTTGAGTTCAGTCAGCCTCAGTACCTGACCTGGAGTGCTCAGAAAATTACTACGGTCAAGGTGTTGAAACCATCGTCTGCAGGGAAGTTTGTTAATGTCTCTTTCAGGATAAACCGAGGTTCAAGTAACTCAGTTTCTATTATCTCCATGGCAGATCTTCCTAActtgaatcctcatgattggattctgcTCTTCAATATTTTGCTCTCTAATGCAACAAAGTATGAACCAATCTTAGGACATCTGAAAAGGATGTTGGCCTCTTATATCCACGAAGTTGCGAAGATGCATCAAGAGGTGGCGAATGTCATGAGGAAGAAACCAACGGTGAAGCCAATTGCAAAGCCAGGAGATGTCAACAAAATGACTCTCGGTCAAATTGATTCTGCTCACCTCACAGTGATGTTTACAAGAGCCAAAGGTGAAAGATTCTTGTTTGCTCTGGTGGACAAAATTTTGTTCTCTACAGACTGCCTAGAACACATCATCAATATCATTCATCAGTGCAAGGCAAATTCCGAGTCTGATAAGAAGAACTTCACAGACATGCTCCGGTGGTACATCACTTTTCGACAAACTCTTTTGGCCATCATACCAAGCGTGTTCAAGACTATCAAGAAGTCTACTGCAGATCAACTAATGTGAGCTCTCAGCtccattgacgcaaagggggagattgttgggtattaTGTGTTGCGTAATGGGCTATTCTTTTGTATATCCAGTATTGGGCCTGTGCAACCGTGATTATAGATTAGGGTTACGTGTTATATATGTTCTCTACAGACTGCCTAGAACACATCATCAATATCATTCATCAGTGCAAGGCAAATTCCGAGTCTGATAAGAAGAACTTCACAGACATGCTCCGGTGGTACATCACTTTTCGACAAACTCTTTTGGCCATCATACCAAGCGTGTTCAAGACTATCAAGAAGTCTACTGCAGATCAACTAATGTGAGCTCTCAGCtccattgacgcaaagggggagattggtGGGTATTATGTGTTGCGTAATGGGCTATTCTTTTGTATATCCAGTATTGGGCCTGTGCAACCGTGATTATAGATTAGGGTTACGTGTTATATATGTTCTCTACAGACTGCCTAGAACACATCATCAATATCATTCATCAGTGCAAGGCAAATTCCGAGTCTGATAAGAAGAACTTCACAGACATGCTCCGGTGGTACATCACTTTTCGACAAACTCTTTTGGCCATCATACCAAGCGTGTTCAAGACTATCAAGAAGTCTACTGCAGATCAACTAATGTGAGCTCTCAGCtccattgacgcaaagggggagattggtGGGTATTATGTGTTGCGTAATGGGCTATTCTTTTGTATATCCAGTATTGGGCCTGTGCAACCGTGATTATAGATTAGGGTTACGtgttatatatagtgcatgcatgtatgccttaGTACGCTAGTCATTGATTATCTTTTGCATTGTAACCCTAAGCACCTCTATtgtcgaagttcttcatcgagctcttctagggtgttaaagtttaatcattcaacatcgTTCAAACCATTGTTATGTTCTTTATTGTTTCATTTATTGTTTTTCTGCTTGAATCTATCAATCATTAAGGAATATTATTCCAACAGAGTGCCGGCCTCGAtagtatcagatcgagatgtgcgttttccttccagattatggaagaaatttcatgaggatttgggtacctggttgcattttagtaccgcataccacccgcaaacagacgggcagagtgaacggatgattcagacgatcgaggacatgctacgtgcatgtgttatggacgtcggaggaagttgggacacctattttcccttggctgagttttcttacgacaacaaccaccattccagTATTGCCATGCCTCCCTTCGAGCTCTTATATTGGAGGAGGTGTCGTACTCCCATCTgttagggagaggtagggcaacgagtgatgtGTAGTATTGAGATCGTGCTAAAGACTACCaggcagattcagcaggtcagatagaggttactcacagctcagagtcgccaaaagagttatgcagatcggCGACGATTTGAGCTAGAGTTACAGGTTGGAGATTTTATcgtcctgaaggtatccccatggaaaggggtgatctgaTTCAAGAaacggggcaagctggggccctaataaattggtcctttcagagtgatcgccatagtgggtaaggtagcttacCGGCGGGATCTACCTGCatagttgagtcagattcataacaccttccacgtgtctcagttgaggaagtgtgtagccgatgagacgacgGCGGTACCCATAGAGGACATTCAAGTGGATGTgatcctgaattatattgagaggccgataGCGATCTTGGATCGGAAAGTGATGGTTTCGGGGAACAAAGAGgcgcccctggttcaggtccagtttCAACATCAGAAGGGGTCCGAGTGGAtttgggagccggagtccgagatgcgtgagcagtatccagagttatttctGGAGCCTGACTTTAAGGGCtaagtttgattctagtgggggagaattgtaacatcccgactcccatgcattacatttatttatttttggaatttaatgagcgactcgacgagttgtgtgtccgactcatcgagtagagttgTATTGGTCACGTGGGTTTAATgactgactcgatgagtcagagagccgactcgctgagttggcgctgtgtgaggaaaccctaaatcccagtgGTTGTGACCTATTTAAGGGGGCCTTAATCCCTCATTTCTGCCTCACCAATCACCTTACACccttgagaaaaaccctaatcgtccacttgagatagagagtgagagaggagctAATCTTGTGGTTATTAGTGCACttttgaaggagaagaggagagtatcaaagcttggatcaagaggaggctttgGATCTAGAGGTTCATCAGAGTTTTGCTTCAGTTGGAGATAAAAAAATGCTAActtgatcatttccttatgagatcttggtttagggagtttctagggttttctcctgtaacaccccgagtccagaagtgcaagttcagggttcttagtgtaaataaggaaggttgactcggcgagtcgatggatagactcggtgagtcgagtcgtaATTCTGGTcatgtgttaagtgaccaactcggcgagtcggaagtggactcgacgagttggtgctgaagggagaaaaccctaattccgggagttgtgccctatataaagcacattatagccaccctcagcctctttactgcccatttgagttccagaaaccctaattagtgtgTGTGGGCCTCCATTGTTAAAGTTTAGGCTTGGAAGAAGAATTTAAGTGGAGAAAGTtagaagatcaagaggctagctTCGGAGGATCAttgtagatccggaatctactcctTCTTGGGCACATTTatgaggtaacaagtcgttaccttgagttTTCTCCTTCTAGATCCATTCTTGGTTGTTGTTTTGGGAATTTTAACTTGATTGGAATCTATTTcaggtttagaggttagatctgaagttgcaacttcagatctaggttaaTAGTGATTCATGGAAGCTTAAAGCATCAACCAAAGGGCTTGATTTAGAGTATCTTTGTCCCAAAACCTCCTTGTAGCTTGAttagagcttgttgagccttgcatgcatgtaaagttggaaactttacgtgtgaatctggccctaggagtccagatctatgtattggaagcaatgaaATGGCCAAAAATCTTCTGAATGAAGATGTCAcgttttggactcggcgagtggaagaacaactcggcgagtctgttgaagatttccttggactcggcgagtctgttcttggactcgatgagtctggtaGTGGAACccaaaccttttctggttaagcctcgaattggtgagtcgagggacgacttgGTGAGTTAAGCAGGATGGGACTCtaagatcgttggactcgacgagtcttggggcgactcggcgagttgagtcgtattaTGGGAGTTCTGAGTAAAGGAACTCTACGAGTCGACGGGATGACTCGGTAAGCAGGGttaaccaggaaggttgactttgactgaggactttaacttggaccaagggttgaccaatttcACATCCCtaagtattttggtaattattggtgtttattggttttggttatttggtaatgatcagtggtggagttcgtgctggtggtcggagcagcgtggttttatttcttcaagtcggcagttgcaggtgagttatcctcactatatcgacagggtctaaggcaccaaggccggccctttatcggatggtaATCCAGGTAGTTGTTTGTTATATTATTGCTTTTCTATGtatgcatcctggtagttaggatggtatctgttagagacctggttaaggtcggtatcctggtatataggatgatgctatgttagtaaccggttaggtcggtatcctggttaggatgttgctatgttatgtgatctactagatcggttgattagttgtgaattgctatatgattatatgtttatgtgcacttggttgttggactggggttgggttgaggcaggtcctgctttgtgctgtaggccaacatacctagggcggaccagttagaccgaaggcccgacgagcggtccggataggctgaaggccccaagagggcggaccagacgtgccgaggctcggagagtggaccagatagactgaaggcccggtgtgggcggaccagtcatactgtagactcagagagtgga is part of the Lactuca sativa cultivar Salinas chromosome 7, Lsat_Salinas_v11, whole genome shotgun sequence genome and harbors:
- the LOC111902886 gene encoding uncharacterized protein LOC111902886, giving the protein MADPTKFLHKGSILETMYRSVSQESKLISDYKLLPPKSPRKLTLEMQVALDEVEKPAKRGKKAVVKKEATEEPSSKPTKSKKRKTDKGDSSTPKKVKKMARRKLTPSPSPSELKDEQSASDDEEEQHEGLPRVQVTIATPPSSSSPPVSTIAPPPLVSSTPITTAPLPPLIFSKPTFTTTSIITSTIDSFVNVNTSDVGAKTEEPPKVTTEPISPTPSSGSNPVLGGAEFEFDSTYYRPYHIPDEEDESAPATKQQIDSIHEKLDSLLDSTTKYNDVVLKAFRDIALNEYT